A genomic region of Fervidobacterium gondwanense DSM 13020 contains the following coding sequences:
- a CDS encoding shikimate kinase, with protein sequence MNLFITGLPGSGKSTIVKILRDDFGYNVIEVEKILEVETGKDFYTLLRLYGINQVSKMERRIIDRFAKTCDKILVGCGMLHDVEFEEFLKIYLKVPKDKFIQRMRKYIKFQHLEEHYLQFHHYYSKNSELVISIEHKTKYEIAMIIADFFKKNILHHQNT encoded by the coding sequence ATGAATTTGTTCATCACAGGACTTCCGGGCAGTGGCAAGAGTACGATAGTAAAAATATTGAGAGATGATTTTGGCTACAACGTGATAGAGGTTGAAAAAATACTCGAAGTTGAAACGGGTAAAGATTTTTATACGCTATTGAGATTATATGGTATAAATCAAGTTTCGAAAATGGAACGAAGAATAATTGACAGATTTGCAAAAACTTGTGATAAAATACTTGTAGGCTGTGGAATGTTGCATGATGTGGAGTTTGAGGAATTTCTAAAAATCTACTTGAAAGTTCCGAAGGACAAGTTTATCCAAAGGATGAGGAAGTATATTAAGTTTCAGCATCTTGAAGAGCATTATTTGCAATTTCACCATTACTATAGCAAGAATTCAGAACTGGTAATATCCATTGAGCACAAAACAAAATACGAAATTGCGATGATTATAGCCGATTTTTTCAAGAAAAATATACTACATCATCAAAATACTTGA
- a CDS encoding secondary thiamine-phosphate synthase enzyme YjbQ: MLKKTSVKTSKRVEFIEITNEVRKFVSESGIREGIVVIYVPHTTCGVTVNEHADPSVVGDMIRHLGKLIPEDAGYSHLEGNSDAHIKTSIIGSSLTLIISGGNLVLGTWQGVFLCEFDGPRTRDVYMKIIAG; encoded by the coding sequence GTGCTCAAGAAAACAAGTGTCAAAACTTCAAAACGTGTTGAGTTCATTGAGATAACAAATGAAGTGAGAAAATTTGTCAGTGAAAGTGGCATTCGGGAAGGTATAGTTGTAATTTATGTTCCGCACACTACGTGTGGTGTTACGGTGAACGAACATGCAGATCCTTCGGTTGTAGGTGATATGATTAGACATTTGGGAAAACTTATTCCAGAGGATGCAGGATACAGCCATTTAGAAGGGAATTCCGATGCTCACATCAAGACTTCAATCATTGGAAGCAGCTTAACTTTGATAATCAGCGGCGGAAATTTAGTATTGGGAACTTGGCAAGGTGTTTTTCTTTGCGAGTTCGATGGACCAAGGACAAGGGACGTATATATGAAAATCATAGCGGGATGA
- a CDS encoding ABC transporter permease, which translates to MRTLTAILSIFINPLFYKIALTTATPLIFASLGGVFSEITGVVNIALEGIILMGAFTSVVFTYLTGNVWFGVLMAVVSGILIALLHAWGSIKWAGNQVVLGTSIILLSQGLTGFLMEPIFGQPGQTDFVGKIDELTIPGLVKVPFIGEIIGEISPFVYIAFACVFFGWWLIYKTKLGLRMRSVGENPEAADTLGVNVYAIRYFGVIMSGVFASLAGAYLSVGEIGQFKELMSGGRGFIGLAAMIIGKWNPVGAMFASLFFGLFGALSNQLQSLQEITVASNVKSLFDTIPFILTIIVVAGFVGKSRAPAADGVPYEK; encoded by the coding sequence ATGAGAACACTGACAGCGATACTTTCCATATTCATAAATCCACTTTTTTACAAAATTGCGCTCACTACTGCTACACCACTTATCTTCGCCTCACTCGGAGGAGTTTTCAGTGAAATAACCGGTGTTGTAAATATAGCACTTGAGGGAATAATTCTGATGGGGGCATTCACATCGGTTGTTTTTACATACCTTACGGGTAATGTATGGTTTGGTGTATTAATGGCAGTAGTAAGTGGTATCTTAATAGCTCTACTCCATGCGTGGGGTAGTATAAAGTGGGCTGGTAACCAAGTTGTCCTCGGCACGTCGATAATACTCCTTTCGCAAGGTTTGACAGGCTTCTTGATGGAGCCAATATTTGGACAACCGGGACAAACTGATTTTGTTGGAAAGATAGACGAACTGACAATACCCGGGCTTGTTAAAGTTCCATTCATAGGTGAGATAATAGGTGAAATTAGTCCATTCGTGTACATCGCTTTTGCATGTGTGTTCTTCGGCTGGTGGCTCATATACAAAACAAAACTTGGACTTAGAATGAGGTCAGTTGGTGAGAACCCGGAAGCGGCGGACACATTGGGTGTTAATGTTTACGCCATCAGATACTTTGGTGTTATAATGAGTGGTGTATTTGCATCTTTGGCTGGTGCATATCTAAGCGTTGGTGAAATTGGGCAGTTCAAAGAACTGATGTCAGGCGGAAGAGGATTCATCGGATTGGCTGCTATGATTATAGGAAAATGGAATCCTGTAGGTGCTATGTTTGCAAGCCTATTCTTCGGACTATTCGGCGCTTTATCGAACCAACTCCAGAGCTTGCAAGAAATAACTGTTGCATCTAACGTTAAATCGCTTTTCGACACGATTCCTTTCATACTAACTATCATCGTTGTCGCAGGATTTGTTGGCAAATCTAGAGCCCCGGCAGCTGATGGTGTACCGTACGAAAAATGA
- a CDS encoding ABC transporter permease — protein sequence MKKLLQSIAVPVTAVLIALLISAFVILAIGKNPIQAYGALLHGAFGNQQAIIDTLIKTTPLILTGLAVGFGFRAGVFNIGAEGQMAMGALMAATFASNFGGLPPAVAIPLTMLIGMGAGAGWAAIAGYLKAKTGAHEVVTTIMLNWTTTYIASFMVTGPLATGSGTPKSPEISTSAQLPILMRVGALELSAGILISIAAAVFMYVFLNKTTIGYEIKAVGFNPYAAEYGGISIAKNVVLAMAISGALAGLAGVTELMGVHHRFLGELSGGKGFDGISIALIGQNNPIGIIFAALLIGALRTGSNEMQFMGVSKYIVIIVQAIVIFLVAADRIVKAIYARKKVKA from the coding sequence ATGAAGAAATTGCTACAGAGTATCGCAGTGCCAGTAACAGCTGTTTTGATAGCATTGCTCATCTCTGCATTTGTTATTCTTGCAATTGGAAAGAACCCAATCCAAGCATACGGTGCACTTTTGCACGGTGCGTTTGGAAACCAGCAAGCTATAATAGATACCTTAATAAAAACAACACCATTGATCCTTACGGGTCTTGCTGTCGGTTTTGGATTTAGAGCGGGTGTCTTTAACATAGGTGCGGAAGGTCAGATGGCGATGGGCGCACTCATGGCTGCAACATTCGCAAGCAATTTTGGTGGACTACCACCAGCAGTTGCAATACCACTAACTATGCTGATAGGCATGGGCGCGGGCGCAGGTTGGGCTGCCATAGCGGGATACTTGAAAGCAAAAACGGGTGCGCATGAAGTTGTCACAACAATAATGCTCAACTGGACAACTACGTACATTGCTTCCTTCATGGTCACTGGTCCGCTTGCAACCGGTTCTGGAACACCCAAAAGCCCCGAGATATCGACTTCGGCGCAGTTGCCAATCTTGATGAGAGTTGGAGCGTTGGAACTCAGCGCAGGAATACTAATATCTATTGCAGCAGCTGTCTTCATGTATGTCTTTCTAAATAAAACAACGATTGGTTATGAAATAAAAGCCGTCGGTTTCAATCCTTACGCCGCTGAATACGGTGGAATAAGCATTGCAAAAAACGTAGTGCTTGCAATGGCGATAAGCGGAGCGTTAGCTGGTCTTGCTGGCGTTACTGAACTGATGGGCGTTCATCACAGGTTCCTCGGTGAATTGTCCGGTGGGAAAGGATTTGACGGTATCAGTATTGCGCTGATTGGTCAAAACAACCCAATTGGTATAATCTTTGCTGCGCTTTTGATTGGAGCACTGAGAACAGGTAGTAATGAGATGCAATTCATGGGTGTTTCTAAATATATAGTCATAATCGTCCAGGCTATCGTTATATTCCTTGTTGCAGCTGATAGAATAGTGAAAGCAATATATGCAAGAAAGAAGGTGAAAGCATGA
- a CDS encoding ABC transporter ATP-binding protein — MVEITKRFPGVLANDRVTVRIKKGEIHAIVGENGAGKSTLMNQLYGLYHPDSGEIRIHGQKKVFTGPRDAIKAGIGMVHQHFMLVNTLTVAENVVLGNEPVKGLNFDLKKARQEVKELSEKYGLYVDVDAKIEDIPVGMQQRVEIIKTLYRGANIIILDEPTAVLTPQEVEELFVIMRNLQSSGKTILFISHKLNEVMEISDRITVMRGGRVTGELITKETNEREIARAMVGRDVVLKLDKAPHKPKDVVFEVKDLWVKDNRHLDAVRGVSFQVRRGEVVGIAGVAGNGQTELVEAITGLRKAEKGQTIFEGIEVTNKHPKILREMGMTHIAEDRLKHALIKPFPAYYNVVLGRHYKRPFANGAFLNHKEIKRYTAELMEEFDVRPRIIEHLGGNFSGGNQQKLVVGREIKAGPKFMVVAQPTRGLDVGAIEFIHRQILRMREQDVGILLISMELEEIFSLSDRILVMYEGQIMGEVKPEETTIEEVGLMMAGKKLEEIRGGKR; from the coding sequence ATGGTTGAGATAACGAAACGCTTCCCTGGTGTTTTGGCAAATGACAGGGTAACCGTTAGGATTAAGAAAGGCGAGATACACGCTATCGTCGGCGAAAACGGTGCAGGTAAAAGTACATTGATGAACCAGCTTTATGGGTTGTACCATCCAGATAGCGGAGAGATACGCATACACGGTCAGAAAAAGGTCTTCACTGGTCCACGTGACGCGATTAAGGCAGGAATCGGAATGGTACATCAGCACTTCATGCTTGTCAACACTCTAACTGTTGCAGAAAACGTTGTTTTGGGTAATGAACCGGTTAAAGGACTGAACTTTGACTTGAAAAAAGCTCGTCAAGAAGTCAAAGAATTGTCCGAAAAGTACGGCTTGTACGTCGATGTCGATGCCAAAATAGAAGATATACCAGTTGGAATGCAGCAGAGAGTTGAAATCATAAAAACGCTTTACAGAGGTGCGAATATAATAATTTTGGACGAACCAACAGCTGTTTTAACACCTCAAGAAGTTGAAGAACTCTTTGTCATAATGAGAAATCTGCAAAGCAGTGGAAAGACTATACTTTTCATTTCTCACAAATTAAACGAGGTTATGGAAATAAGTGATAGAATAACTGTTATGCGCGGTGGTCGAGTTACTGGTGAATTAATAACAAAAGAGACGAACGAAAGAGAAATTGCGCGTGCAATGGTTGGCCGAGATGTTGTTTTAAAACTTGACAAGGCGCCGCATAAGCCGAAAGACGTCGTGTTTGAAGTAAAAGATCTGTGGGTCAAAGATAACAGGCATCTGGATGCTGTAAGGGGTGTATCGTTCCAAGTCAGAAGAGGCGAGGTAGTTGGCATAGCGGGTGTTGCTGGAAATGGTCAGACCGAGCTGGTTGAAGCTATTACAGGGCTTCGTAAAGCAGAAAAAGGTCAGACAATTTTCGAAGGTATTGAAGTAACAAATAAACATCCGAAGATACTTAGAGAGATGGGAATGACACATATCGCTGAAGATAGATTGAAACACGCCTTAATTAAGCCTTTCCCAGCTTACTATAATGTTGTCCTCGGAAGACATTACAAAAGACCATTTGCTAATGGTGCTTTCTTGAATCATAAGGAAATTAAGAGATATACAGCAGAGCTGATGGAAGAGTTCGACGTTCGTCCGAGGATTATAGAGCACCTGGGCGGGAACTTTTCTGGAGGAAACCAACAGAAATTAGTTGTTGGAAGGGAAATAAAAGCGGGTCCAAAATTCATGGTCGTTGCTCAACCTACAAGAGGTTTGGATGTTGGAGCGATCGAATTTATACATAGGCAAATTTTAAGGATGCGTGAGCAAGACGTTGGCATACTGCTTATATCTATGGAACTTGAAGAGATATTCTCACTAAGTGATAGAATCCTTGTGATGTATGAAGGGCAGATTATGGGTGAAGTGAAACCAGAAGAAACAACGATAGAAGAGGTTGGTTTAATGATGGCTGGTAAGAAACTCGAAGAAATCAGAGGTGGTAAGAGATGA
- a CDS encoding BMP family lipoprotein has translation MKKLLVFALLAVVLTLGFSFKAIMVTDTGGLGDKSFNDGTWAGIERAAKELKVESKVIMSQEQSDYIPNLTKAAEEVMKEKDGGIVFAVGFMMTDALMKVAQQYPTVYFAGIDIAFDKELPNVINFLFKEQESAFLVGYIAAAMTRTGKVGFIGGIAIPPVERFRYGYEAGIKAYTDLKGKKITILRGYTNEFSDPKKGKDLAVSQFSQGADIIFAAAGACGNGVIEAAKERSEKLAGKGLENIKKYALAGKSLYYAIGVDVDQDYMAPGVVLTSAMKGVDMAGYYGVKWAFTGQFKGGVKNLGLKEQGVRMSEMKYTKEIVDKLAPNVLKELDYLKQLIIEGKVVVPDSEDALKAFTVKGVKLPK, from the coding sequence ATGAAGAAACTTTTGGTTTTCGCACTTTTGGCAGTTGTTCTGACACTTGGATTCTCATTCAAAGCTATTATGGTTACTGACACGGGCGGACTTGGCGACAAGTCTTTCAACGACGGCACGTGGGCCGGTATCGAAAGGGCAGCGAAAGAACTCAAGGTTGAATCAAAGGTTATCATGTCCCAAGAACAGTCAGACTACATACCAAACCTTACAAAAGCAGCGGAAGAAGTTATGAAAGAAAAAGATGGTGGTATAGTATTCGCAGTTGGATTCATGATGACAGATGCACTCATGAAAGTAGCACAACAGTATCCAACAGTATACTTTGCGGGAATCGATATAGCGTTTGATAAAGAACTTCCAAACGTTATCAACTTCCTCTTCAAAGAACAAGAATCAGCGTTCTTAGTTGGATACATAGCAGCTGCGATGACAAGAACAGGAAAAGTAGGTTTCATAGGCGGTATTGCTATTCCTCCAGTTGAAAGATTCAGATACGGTTACGAAGCAGGTATAAAGGCTTACACAGATCTCAAAGGAAAGAAAATAACTATTTTAAGAGGTTACACAAATGAATTCAGCGATCCAAAGAAGGGTAAAGACCTCGCTGTTTCACAATTCTCACAAGGTGCTGACATAATTTTTGCAGCAGCTGGAGCTTGCGGTAATGGTGTTATCGAAGCAGCAAAGGAAAGATCAGAAAAACTCGCAGGTAAAGGCTTAGAAAACATAAAGAAATATGCATTGGCAGGTAAATCTCTTTACTACGCAATCGGTGTTGACGTTGACCAAGACTACATGGCACCAGGAGTTGTTCTTACAAGCGCGATGAAGGGTGTTGACATGGCAGGATACTACGGTGTCAAGTGGGCATTCACAGGCCAGTTCAAAGGTGGAGTTAAGAATCTCGGCCTTAAGGAACAAGGCGTAAGGATGTCAGAAATGAAATACACAAAGGAAATTGTTGATAAACTTGCACCAAATGTATTAAAAGAACTCGATTACCTGAAGCAGCTCATTATAGAAGGTAAAGTAGTAGTTCCAGATTCAGAAGATGCGCTCAAGGCATTTACAGTAAAGGGCGTAAAGCTTCCAAAATAA
- a CDS encoding ferredoxin, which translates to MKVRVDEATCIGCGVCENLCPDVFKLGDDMKAKVLQPETDLECAKDAADSCPTAAIIIEE; encoded by the coding sequence ATGAAGGTTAGAGTTGATGAAGCAACATGCATTGGCTGTGGTGTTTGTGAGAATCTCTGTCCAGACGTGTTCAAACTTGGCGACGATATGAAAGCAAAAGTATTACAACCTGAGACAGACCTCGAATGCGCAAAAGATGCTGCGGACAGCTGTCCAACGGCAGCTATAATAATTGAAGAGTGA
- the dnaA gene encoding chromosomal replication initiator protein DnaA, protein MNKEKLLSLLKEKVSRQQWEHWFIDFSVKRIEENHVVFEVGNLFIKGYIEKKFDKILRKVVGEVLGPGATYEIVDAPISLSDNSEIVSDNVALVRKKPVLITPLNPKYTFDNFVVDEFNQFAYNVLLEAAKKPGTYNPIFIHSEAGMGKTHLVQAYGNYLLSNNPDLRYAYLTSESFMNELVTKLKTGNMEEFRERYRKKIDVLVIDDIQFLAGKKGVQIELFHTFNTLYESGKQIIVCSDRSPKELKEFQDRVISRFQMGIVVQIKTPSQEAMYKISKKIVDEEKADVPDEVLEYVARHLKGSIRILKGAVVKLIAYKSMYGEVTVSTAKSILKDVLIEDTRSTDHDILDAASKIFGVSKEELVSNSRDKKTAMARQLCMYLMVRKFGMSTRKVGEIFSKSHPAVISAVKNIEEKMQEDKRLIGHMKLIEIELQKKAGNASS, encoded by the coding sequence ATGAACAAAGAAAAATTGCTCTCCTTGTTAAAAGAAAAAGTCAGCAGACAGCAATGGGAACACTGGTTTATTGATTTTTCTGTCAAAAGAATAGAAGAGAACCACGTTGTTTTTGAGGTGGGCAATCTCTTTATTAAAGGATATATCGAAAAAAAGTTCGATAAGATATTGAGAAAAGTTGTCGGTGAGGTACTTGGTCCCGGTGCAACGTATGAAATAGTTGACGCACCGATAAGCCTTTCTGACAACTCTGAGATTGTTTCTGACAACGTAGCACTTGTCAGAAAAAAACCAGTTTTGATAACACCGCTCAATCCAAAATACACTTTTGACAACTTTGTTGTCGATGAATTCAACCAATTTGCATATAATGTATTGCTCGAAGCTGCGAAAAAACCTGGGACTTACAACCCGATATTTATACATAGTGAGGCGGGGATGGGGAAGACACACCTTGTGCAGGCCTATGGCAATTACTTGCTTTCAAACAACCCTGATCTGAGATATGCATATCTCACAAGCGAAAGCTTTATGAACGAACTTGTGACAAAGCTGAAGACAGGAAACATGGAAGAATTTAGGGAGAGATATAGAAAAAAAATAGACGTACTTGTCATAGACGATATTCAGTTCCTTGCTGGAAAAAAAGGAGTTCAGATAGAACTCTTCCACACGTTTAATACTCTGTACGAATCAGGAAAACAGATTATAGTCTGCTCAGATAGATCTCCAAAAGAACTCAAAGAATTCCAAGACAGGGTTATCTCACGCTTCCAAATGGGAATAGTTGTTCAAATCAAGACCCCATCGCAAGAAGCCATGTACAAAATATCGAAGAAAATTGTTGATGAAGAAAAAGCTGATGTACCAGATGAGGTTCTTGAATACGTGGCAAGACATCTAAAAGGAAGCATAAGAATATTGAAAGGTGCCGTTGTCAAATTAATTGCTTACAAGAGCATGTATGGAGAGGTTACAGTCTCAACGGCTAAATCTATACTTAAAGACGTACTTATCGAGGACACAAGGAGTACAGACCATGACATATTAGATGCTGCATCTAAAATATTCGGTGTAAGCAAGGAAGAGTTAGTTTCGAATTCAAGAGACAAGAAAACTGCAATGGCTAGACAGCTGTGCATGTACTTGATGGTGAGGAAATTCGGTATGTCGACTAGAAAAGTTGGTGAAATTTTCTCCAAGAGTCACCCTGCGGTTATAAGTGCTGTGAAAAATATCGAAGAGAAAATGCAAGAAGATAAAAGATTGATTGGCCACATGAAGTTAATCGAAATTGAACTCCAAAAGAAGGCGGGAAATGCATCTTCGTAA
- a CDS encoding M55 family metallopeptidase translates to MKRIYISFDFEGLAGITSWSDVDKRSPDYKRKEMLTQLRAFLSGLGDCEITLVDSHASGDNIPWEITDEFPNVNLVSGGIRPYYMMYGIDSSFDFAVFFGYHAGIGTLNANMDHTYSSSSIHNIWINGIAMNEALINAAYAGLYGVPVGCIVGDDKVVEQTKPLLNKTIYIQTKTSIGRHSAIMKPMKNLLQEIEETAKVLSKKERSNFEIFTFKSPVEMLVEFSDTLRADLVSSMPLVERLDGRRVRIMNDDYKVIFEALLAMTYICAAARILI, encoded by the coding sequence ATGAAAAGGATTTATATCTCTTTCGATTTCGAAGGACTTGCTGGTATAACAAGCTGGAGCGATGTCGATAAGAGGAGCCCTGATTACAAGAGAAAAGAAATGCTAACTCAATTACGCGCATTTTTAAGTGGGCTTGGTGACTGTGAGATAACGCTTGTAGATTCTCATGCCAGTGGTGACAACATCCCTTGGGAAATAACAGATGAGTTTCCAAATGTAAATCTTGTAAGTGGTGGTATTAGACCTTACTATATGATGTACGGAATTGATAGTTCTTTTGATTTTGCCGTTTTCTTCGGCTATCACGCCGGAATTGGAACGTTGAATGCAAATATGGATCACACTTATTCAAGTTCTTCCATACACAACATATGGATCAACGGAATAGCGATGAACGAAGCTTTAATAAATGCAGCATACGCTGGGCTTTATGGTGTGCCTGTTGGATGTATTGTTGGGGATGACAAAGTTGTTGAGCAAACCAAACCATTGCTGAATAAGACGATTTATATTCAAACCAAGACATCTATTGGACGACACAGCGCTATTATGAAGCCTATGAAGAATCTTCTTCAAGAAATAGAAGAAACAGCAAAGGTACTTTCAAAGAAAGAACGAAGCAACTTTGAGATTTTCACATTCAAATCGCCAGTAGAAATGCTTGTAGAGTTTTCTGACACGCTGAGAGCAGATTTAGTTTCATCAATGCCACTTGTGGAAAGGTTAGATGGCAGAAGAGTAAGAATTATGAATGATGACTACAAGGTAATCTTTGAAGCGCTTCTCGCAATGACGTACATATGTGCTGCTGCTCGAATACTCATTTAA
- a CDS encoding bifunctional enoyl-CoA hydratase/phosphate acetyltransferase has product MLRSLNDIIEMAKGKNKVIAIAGAEDKEAIKAVHEASELGVSALLFGKKEIIEKNLAEVGADFPIIDCRTDEESSKEAVKAVVEGRAHIVMKGLVKTSTLLKAVLDKECGLRTDRLLSHVAVVEVPGVNRLIFITDGGMVIKPTLEQKVQIIENAVSVAKKLGYEMPKVGLIAAVETVNPDMPETLEASVIAKMNERGQIKNCKIDGPLGIDNALSVYAAEVKGVKGDVAGHADILVVPDIHSGNFLGKSAVYFANGRIAGIIAGAKAPVIVISRADTSDSKFASIALAIALS; this is encoded by the coding sequence ATGCTTAGGAGCCTAAACGACATCATTGAGATGGCAAAGGGCAAGAATAAGGTAATTGCGATCGCTGGTGCTGAAGACAAAGAAGCTATAAAAGCTGTACATGAAGCTAGTGAGCTCGGCGTTTCCGCACTGTTGTTTGGTAAGAAGGAGATTATAGAGAAGAACCTGGCAGAAGTCGGCGCCGATTTTCCAATAATAGACTGCAGAACAGACGAGGAATCTTCAAAAGAAGCTGTGAAAGCTGTTGTCGAAGGAAGAGCGCACATAGTAATGAAAGGGCTCGTAAAGACTTCAACGCTTTTGAAAGCTGTTCTTGACAAAGAATGTGGCTTGAGAACTGATAGGTTGCTCTCACACGTTGCAGTCGTTGAAGTGCCTGGTGTGAATAGGTTGATCTTCATAACCGATGGCGGAATGGTTATTAAACCAACTTTGGAGCAGAAAGTTCAAATCATTGAAAATGCAGTTTCAGTGGCAAAAAAACTTGGATACGAGATGCCGAAAGTCGGGCTCATCGCTGCTGTTGAGACTGTAAACCCAGATATGCCTGAGACACTCGAAGCATCTGTAATTGCGAAGATGAATGAAAGGGGCCAGATTAAGAATTGTAAGATAGATGGGCCTCTCGGAATCGACAACGCTTTGAGTGTCTACGCTGCGGAAGTAAAAGGTGTTAAGGGTGATGTTGCGGGACATGCTGATATATTGGTTGTTCCTGATATACACAGCGGAAACTTCCTCGGAAAATCCGCTGTATATTTTGCAAACGGCAGAATTGCAGGTATAATAGCTGGAGCCAAAGCACCTGTAATCGTCATATCAAGAGCTGATACAAGCGATTCAAAGTTTGCTTCCATAGCTCTTGCTATCGCTCTTTCGTGA
- the arcC gene encoding carbamate kinase: protein MKKLAVVAIGGNAVNRPGEEATAENMMKNLSETAHFLVSMLDEYDIVITHGNGPQVGNILVQQDLAKHVIPPFPLDVNDAQTQGSLGYMIALTLGNELRKKNIERQIAAVVTQIVVDKNDPGFQKPSKPVGPFYSKEEAEKLHQEKGWIMKEDAGRGWRRVVPSPIPLDIVEKDVIKTLVEKDVIVIAAGGGGIPVIQENGALKGVEAVIDKDRASALLAKEIEADILIILTGVEKVCVNFKKPDQRELDHLTVEEAKKYLDEGQFPSGSMGPKVEAAIDFVTSTGRECLITDMAVLDKALKGLTGTRITK, encoded by the coding sequence ATGAAAAAGTTGGCAGTTGTTGCAATAGGTGGTAACGCGGTAAACAGACCTGGTGAAGAAGCTACGGCGGAAAACATGATGAAGAATCTTTCAGAAACGGCGCACTTCTTGGTGTCGATGTTAGATGAATACGATATCGTAATAACTCATGGCAACGGTCCTCAAGTTGGCAATATACTCGTACAACAAGACCTCGCAAAACATGTTATACCACCATTCCCACTTGACGTTAATGATGCGCAAACACAAGGAAGTCTTGGTTACATGATAGCACTGACATTGGGCAACGAGCTTAGGAAAAAGAATATCGAAAGGCAGATTGCTGCAGTAGTAACGCAAATCGTTGTTGACAAGAACGACCCAGGTTTCCAAAAACCAAGTAAGCCGGTGGGACCGTTCTATTCAAAAGAAGAGGCGGAGAAACTCCATCAAGAGAAAGGATGGATAATGAAAGAGGACGCTGGTCGTGGTTGGAGAAGAGTTGTTCCATCTCCAATTCCTCTTGATATAGTAGAGAAAGATGTCATAAAAACGTTGGTCGAAAAAGATGTTATCGTCATCGCAGCTGGTGGCGGAGGTATACCAGTCATTCAAGAAAATGGCGCGCTTAAGGGTGTCGAAGCGGTTATAGACAAAGACAGAGCAAGTGCACTTTTGGCAAAAGAGATCGAAGCGGATATATTGATAATACTTACAGGCGTTGAAAAGGTATGCGTAAACTTCAAAAAGCCAGATCAAAGAGAACTCGACCATCTGACAGTTGAAGAAGCAAAGAAATATCTTGATGAAGGACAGTTCCCATCTGGAAGCATGGGTCCAAAGGTTGAAGCAGCTATCGATTTTGTGACCTCTACAGGTAGAGAATGTCTTATTACCGATATGGCTGTTCTCGATAAGGCTTTGAAAGGTCTTACAGGAACAAGAATAACAAAATAG
- the rsmH gene encoding 16S rRNA (cytosine(1402)-N(4))-methyltransferase RsmH, with protein sequence MNRLYSERHIPVLLNEVVDNLVWKPDGVYVDCTVGEGGHTQAIAERIAASGGKVIGLDVDSEVLQIAERNLEAHPNVQLFKFSYVELPVLLNLLQVHKVDGLLVDLGVSTYQLKAEGRGFSFNQDEPLDMRMNLENDLTAYDVVNTYPEEKLADIIYSYGEENFARRIARSIVQSRPIHTTRELVEAIRRALPYKEIHGRKRHFATKTFQAIRIEVNKELENITKFLSFAPDFLSHGGKLAIISFHSLEDRLVKHAFKDDPRLKPLGDFIAPSLEEISVNPRSRSAKLRIAERV encoded by the coding sequence ATGAATAGGCTGTATAGTGAGCGTCACATCCCGGTTTTGTTGAACGAAGTTGTTGACAACTTAGTGTGGAAGCCGGACGGGGTGTACGTAGATTGTACGGTAGGAGAAGGGGGACACACCCAAGCGATAGCGGAGCGGATAGCAGCAAGTGGTGGTAAAGTTATTGGTTTAGACGTTGATAGCGAAGTGTTGCAGATAGCGGAGCGAAATCTGGAAGCCCACCCGAATGTCCAGCTCTTTAAATTCTCCTACGTTGAATTGCCCGTCTTGCTGAACCTATTGCAAGTCCATAAAGTTGATGGACTTCTTGTTGATTTAGGGGTGTCTACCTACCAGCTTAAAGCAGAAGGTAGAGGTTTTTCGTTTAACCAAGACGAACCTCTCGATATGAGGATGAACCTCGAAAATGACTTGACCGCCTATGATGTTGTTAATACCTACCCGGAAGAAAAATTAGCCGATATTATATATTCATATGGCGAAGAGAATTTTGCGCGCAGGATCGCACGCTCCATTGTGCAGAGTAGGCCTATACATACCACTCGAGAACTTGTTGAAGCGATAAGACGCGCTTTGCCATACAAGGAAATTCATGGTAGAAAAAGGCATTTTGCAACAAAAACATTCCAAGCAATTCGAATAGAAGTGAATAAAGAACTGGAAAATATAACGAAGTTTTTGTCTTTTGCTCCAGACTTTTTGTCACACGGAGGAAAGCTTGCAATAATATCGTTCCATTCACTTGAAGATAGGCTTGTTAAGCATGCGTTTAAGGATGATCCGAGACTAAAACCATTGGGAGATTTCATTGCACCAAGCTTGGAAGAAATATCAGTTAATCCAAGATCCAGGAGTGCAAAACTCAGAATAGCGGAGAGGGTATAG